The Acinetobacter sp. WCHA45 DNA window GACGAATCATCGAGAAGATCATTAAGAGAATAGAAGAACAACTTGTGTGGATTTTTACTGATTGATCGATCGAAAATATTTCATTGATTGAATGGTAGAAATTTCTCGAAGTTTATTTGAGCGAATTTTTAGTCAGAAAATTGATGAGCCAGAATTAGCACCTTGTCTTAACTAAGGTGCAAAATGATTTTAACTGAAGAGTTTGATCATGGCTCAGATTGAACGCTGGCGGCAGGCTTAACACATGCAAGTCGAGCGGGGATGAGGTGCTTGCACCTTATCTTAGCGGCGGACGGGTGAGTAATGCTTAGGAATCTGCCATTTAGTGGGGGACAACATTCCGAAAGGGATGCTAATACCGCATACGTCCTACGGGAGAAAGCAGGGGATCTTCGGACCTTGCGCTAAATGATGAGCCTAAGTCGGATTAGCTAGTTGGTGGGGTAAAGGCCTACCAAGGCGACGATCTGTAGCGGGTCTGAGAGGATGATCCGCCACACTGGGACTGAGACACGGCCCAGACTCCTACGGGAGGCAGCAGTGGGGAATATTGGACAATGGGCGGAAGCCTGATCCAGCCATGCCGCGTGTGTGAAGAAGGCCTTTTGGTTGTAAAGCACTTTAAGCGAGGAGGAGGCTACCTGGATTAATACTCTGGGATAGTGGACGTTACTCGCAGAATAAGCACCGGCTAACTCTGTGCCAGCAGCCGCGGTAATACAGAGGGTGCGAGCGTTAATCGGATTTACTGGGCGTAAAGCGTGCGTAGGCGGCTGATTAAGTCGGATGTGAAATCCCTGAGCTTAACTTAGGAATTGCATTCGATACTGGTCAGCTAGAGTATGGGAGAGGATGGTAGAATTCCAGGTGTAGCGGTGAAATGCGTAGAGATCTGGAGGAATACCGATGGCGAAGGCAGCCATCTGGCCTAATACTGACGCTGAGGTACGAAAGCATGGGGAGCAAACAGGATTAGATACCCTGGTAGTCCATGCCGTAAACGATGTCTACTAGCCGTTGGGGCCTTTGAGGCTTTAGTGGCGCAGCTAACGCGATAAGTAGACCGCCTGGGGAGTACGGTCGCAAGACTAAAACTCAAATGAATTGACGGGGGCCCGCACAAGCGGTGGAGCATGTGGTTTAATTCGATGCAACGCGAAGAACCTTACCTGGCCTTGACATACTAGAAACTTTCCAGAGATGGATTGGTGCCTTCGGGAATCTAGATACAGGTGCTGCATGGCTGTCGTCAGCTCGTGTCGTGAGATGTTGGGTTAAGTCCCGCAACGAGCGCAACCCTTTTCCTTACTTGCCAGCATTTCGGATGGGAACTTTAAGGATACTGCCAGTGACAAACTGGAGGAAGGCGGGGACGACGTCAAGTCATCATGGCCCTTACGGCCAGGGCTACACACGTGCTACAATGGTCGGTACAAAGGGTTGCTACCTAGCGATAGGATGCTAATCTCAAAAAGCCGATCGTAGTCCGGATTGGAGTCTGCAACTCGACTCCATGAAGTCGGAATCGCTAGTAATCGCGGATCAGAATGCCGCGGTGAATACGTTCCCGGGCCTTGTACACACCGCCCGTCACACCATGGGAGTTTGTTGCACCAGAAGTAGGTAGTCTAACCGCAAGGAGGACGCTTACCACGGTGTGGCCGATGACTGGGGTGAAGTCGTAACAAGGTAGCCGTAGGGGAACCTGCGGCTGGATCACCTCCTTAACGAAAGATTGACGATCGGTAAGAATCCACAACAAGTTGTTCTTCGAAGATGTATCTGAGGGTCTGTAGCTCAGTTGGTTAGAGCACACGCTTGATAAGCGTGGGGTCACAAGTTCAAGTCTTGTCAGACCCACCACTACTGACGAAGTGATGAATAATCACAAGCTGCTAGATAAAAAGATATGTCGTTCATTATGATTAAAGCTGGGGACTTAGCTTAGTTGGTAGAGCGCCTGCTTTGCACGCAGGAGGTCAGGAGTTCGACTCTCCTAGTCTCCACCAAATTTCAAGATTAGAAAAACAACGTTTTTCCTTGAAATTTAAGCAAACAGCTATGCTGTGCGCAGGCACACATAGAACGAAGCTTAGAGCTAAAGATTACAGAACTTAGTAAGCAAATAGCTTCTTAACTTCTGTGATTTATCACAGTTTACTACTCGCTGACGAGGTGGTAGTTAATCATTAACAGATTAGAAAATTGAGTCTGAAATAAATTGTTCACTCAAGAATTTAAGTTGATCGAAGTAATTTGATTGATTTAAACATATTGAGAACTAGCAAAAACACTGAATCAAGCGTTTTGGTATATGAATTTAGATTGAAGCTGTATGGTGATTAAATTCACAGACAACAAACCAGTAGCAATTAAGTTTGCAACGCTAACACTCACTTGTATGTGTTAACGACTGTTTGGGGTTGTATAGTCAAGTAATTAAGTGCATGTGGTGGATGCCTTGGCAGTCAGAGGCGAAGAAAGACGTGATAGCCTGCGAAAAGCTCCGGGGAGGCGGCAAATATCCTTTGATCCGGAGATTTCTGAATGGGGGAACCCACCCGCTATAAGGCGGGTATCATAAGCTGAATACATAGGCTTATGAAGCGAACGAGGGGAAGTGAAACATCTCAGTACCCTTAGGAAAAGAAATCAATTGAGATTCCCTTAGTAGCGGCGAGCGAACGGGGATCAGCCCATTAAGTTGTGTGTGTTCTAGTGGAACGCTCTGGGAAGTGCGAACGTAGAGGGTGATATTCCCGTACACGAAAGGGCACACACAATGATGACGAGTAGGGCGAGGCACGTGAAACCTTGTCTGAATATGGGGGGACCATCCTCCAAGGCTAAATACTCCTGACTGACCGATAGTGAACCAGTACCGTGAGGGAAAGGCGAAAAGAACCCCTGTGAGGGGAGTGAAATAGATCCTGAAACCGCATGCATACAAGCAGTGGGAGCCGACTTGTTCGGTGACTGCGTACCTTTTGTATAATGGGTCAGCGACTTACATTCAGTAGCAAGGTTAACCGTATAGGGGAGCCGTAGAGAAATCGAGTCTTAATAGGGCGTTTAGTTGCTGGGTGTAGACCCGAAACCAGGCGATCTATCCATGAGCAGGTTGAAGGTTGGGTAACACTAACTGGAGGACCGAACCCACTGTCGTTGAAAAGCCAGGGGATGACTTGTGGATAGGGGTGAAAGGCTAATCAAGCCTGGTGATAGCTGGTTCTCCCCGAAAGCTATTTAGGTAGCGCCTCGGACGAATACCATTGGGGGTAGAGCACTGTTTCGGCTAGGGGGTCATCCCGACTTACCAAACCGATGCAAACTCCGAATACCAATGAGTACTATCCGGGAGACAGACTGCGGGTGCTAACGTCCGTAGTCAAGAGGAAAACAATCCAGACCGCCAGCTAAGGCCCCAAAATCATAGTTAAGTGGGAAACGATGTGGGAAGGCATAGACAGCTAGGAGGTTGGCTTAGAAGCAGCCACCCTTTAAAGAAAGCGTAATAGCTCACTAGTCGAGTCGGCCTGCGCGGAAGATGTAACGGGGCTAAAACTATGTGCCGAAGCTGCGGATTTGACATTAGTCAAGTGGTAGGGGAGCGTTCTGTAAGCCGATGAAGGTGTATTGAGAAGTATGCTGGAGGTATCAGAAGTGCGAATGCTGACGTGAGTAACGACAAAACGGGTGAAAAACCCGTTCGCTGAAAGACCAAGGGTTCCAGTCCAACGTTAATCGGGGCTGGGTGAGTCGACCCCTAAGGCGAGGCCGAAAGGCGTAGTCGATGGGAAATTGGTTAATATTCCAATACTTCTGTGTAATGCGATGAGAGGACGGAGAAGGTTAAGTCAGCCTGGCGTTGGTTGTCCAGGTGGAAGGTTGTAGGCATGTATCTTAGGCAAATCCGGGGTACTCTATGCTGAGAACTGATAGCAAGCTGTACTTGTACAGTGAAGTGGCTGATACCATGCTTCCAGGAAAAGTCTCTAAGCTTCAGTTACACAGGAATCGTACCCGAAACCGACACAGGTGGTCAGGTCGAGTAGACCAAAGCGCTTGAGAGAACTCTGCTGAAGGAACTAGGCAAAATGGTACCGTAACTTCGGGAGAAGGTACGCTGCTGACGGTGATGGGACTTGCTCCCTGAGCTATTGGCAGCCACAGAAACCAGGCCGCTGCAACTGTTTATTAAAAACATAGCACTCTGCAAACACGAAAGTGGACGTATAGGGTGTGATGCCTGCCCGGTGCTGGAAGGTTAATTGATGGGGTTAGCGTAAGCGAAGCTCTTGATCGAAGCCCCAGTAAACGGCGGCCGTAACTATAACGGTCCTAAGGTAGCGAAATTCCTTGTCGGGTAAGTTCCGACCTGCACGAATGGCATAATGATGGCGGCGCTGTCTCCAGCAGAGGCTCAGTGAAATCGAAATCGCTGTGAAGATGCAGTGTACCCGCGGCTAGACGGAAAGACCCCGTGAACCTTTACTGCAGCTTGACATTGAACTTTGACCTTACTTGTGTAGGATAGGTGGGAGGCTTTGAAGTTGGAACGCTAGTTCCAATGGAGCCGTCCTTGAAATACCACCCTGGTAATGTTGAGGTTCTAACTCTGCCCCGTAATCCGGGGCGAGGACCATGTCTGGTGGGTAGTTTGACTGGGGCGGTCTCCTCCTAAAGAGTAACGGAGGAGTACGAAGGTGCGCTCAGCGTGGTCGGAAATCACGCGTAGAGTATAAAGGCAAAAGCGCGCTTAACTGCGAGACCCACAAGTCGAGCAGGTACGAAAGTAGGTCTTAGTGATCCGGTGGTTCTGTATGGAAAGGCCATCGCTCAACGGATAAAAGGTACTCTGGGGATAACAGGCTGATACCGCCCAAGAGTTCATATCGACGGCGGTGTTTGGCACCTCGATGTCGGCTCATCTCATCCTGGGGCTGAAGCAGGTCCCAAGGGTATGGCTGTTCGCCATTTAAAGAGGTACGCGAGCTGGGTTTAGAACGTCGTGAGACAGTTCGGTCCCTATCTACCGTGGGCGCTGGAAATTTGAGAGGATCTGCTCCTAGTACGAGAGGACCAGAGTGGACGAACCTCTGGTGTACCGGTTGTGACGCCAGTCGCATCGCCGGGTAGCTATGTTCGGAAGGGATAACCGCTGAAAGCATCTAAGCGGGAAGCCTACCTCAAGATAAGATTTCCCTAGGAATTTATTCCTCTAAAGAGCCGTTCGAGACTAGGACGTTGATAGGTTGGGTGTGGAAGCACGGTGACGTGTGAAGCTGACCAATACTAATTGCTCGTGAGGCTTGACTATACAACACCCAAACAGTTGTTGTATTCAAGATAAATTCAATACATAACTTGATTTAGTGTGAAAACTAGTTAAAATGCTGAACACAAAGTTAGACTCAATATCTAATCCGTTAATAACTCTTTGGTTCGTAAGTAAGGCAGACATGAAGTGAAAACACAACATGATCAATAAGACCCCAAAACACCACAACAGTTTGCTGGCGACAATAGCAAGAGTGAACCACCTGATCCCTTCCCGAACTCAGAAGTGAAACCTCTTAGCGCTGATGGTAGTGTGGCATTTGCCATGTGAGAGTAAGTCATCGCCAGCTTTTAAATCTAAACACCCCTAACCTAACGGTTAGGGGTGTTTTTTTGGCAAAGAGTTTTATGTACTGTTCTTTTATTAAAATTATTATTCAAATTCTATGAAACAATTAGATTGGCAAGATGAGGCTTAATTTTTCAATAAGTTAAAAGATCGCTATGTAGACGGATTGGAGTTCTGCAGAATAGCCTATGATCTATTTGAATATGTTAAAGAGCACGATCGAGATGGTTATGAGTTAAGTAAAAGACCTCGTAATATAAAAGAATTAATAGAAGAAATTCTTCCAATTTCAGTATATGTAAGAACTAAATATAGATTAGGAAATTATATTCAAGTTTGTTGGACATCACGTGCAGCATGTTTTGATGCTGAAATTAAAGTAATGGAGGAAAGTTATTTCCTAGAAGTAACTTGTGCTGTAAAGAATATTTGGTAAGAGAATTATTAAATAAGCAGGGGTATTGTTATGCAGCTGATGGAGTTAAGAAGATTGGTAAGAATATAAATACAGAATGTATTAGCTATGATAATCCTAGTTTTATTGAACATTTTGTAGATTTAATTGCTCTAAGAATCCATAAGAAAATGAGAAAAAATTATCCAGAAAACACAATTTTAGTTATTTGTGGCTTTGTTGCATAAATAAATTTTATCCCCATACATGTTAGATGAATACAGAATCAAAAAGCCGATACAAAACAACGAACTGGTCTGAGTACAATCAGGCTTTACGTCAACGGGGTGCTTTCACCATTTGGTTTGATCCCCAAATGCAATGGTCTGCAACACCTACTGGAAAAAAAGGACGTCAACCTACCTACACTGATATAGCAATTCAATTTGCCCTGACGATACGAAACCTGTTCCAACTGGCTTTACGCCAAACACAAGGTTTCATTCAAAGCCTTTTTCAAATGGCTCACCTCGACTGGAATGTTCCAGACTTCTCAACATTGAGTCGGCGAGCAGATAAGCTCCAGCCACTTCTACATAAATCAGCAAAAAATCCACAGGAAGACTTGCATATTTTAGTTGATAGCACAGGGATCAAAGTTACAGGTGATGGGGAATGGGTGCGTAAAAAACATGGCGTAAACCAACATCGTCAATGGCTGAAATTACATCTTGCGACAGATGCAAACAGTGGAGAAATACAAGCGGTTGAAGTCACGACCTGCCAATATGGTGATGCTGAAATGCTCCAACCTCTTTTAGATCAAATTGATGAACCCATTGCATCTGTCAGGGCTGATGGTGCTTATGACACAGTGAATTGTTATGATGCGATTTTGAAACGGCAAGCAAATGTAATTATCCCTCCTCGTTCCAATGCTGCTTTATGGGCAGAAAATGAAATTGGTAAAGCAAGGAATCATGCAGTACAAGGCTGTTGGGACAAGGGTCAAAAGCAGTGGAAACGAGATATTGGTTATCATCGACGATCCCGAATAGAGACTAAAATGTTTGCCTTGAAACGACTTGGACAAGGTGTATCTAGTCGATGCTTTAATCGTCAGGTGGTTGACTTGCAAATAAGAGTCGATATTTTGAATAAATTTACTCAACTTGGTACAGCTAAAACGGTGGCTGTTGCATAAATATCTGAAGATTAGAACAACTCTACCTTTCGTCTATTTGTGCAACAAAGCCGTTATTTGTTGCGAGTTAGATATAGGCTATTTTTCAAAAGAATGGAATATTTTAGAAGAAAAAGTTAGAGCTTTAAATATTGAACATAATTTCAAAGAGATTTTTATATATGATAGCTCTACTGAAAAATCATTTACTATGAGTTAAATTGAGTCAATTTATAGTTTTAGGAAAATGATTATGAAACTCAACTCTTTTTCTCCACTGCCTGAAGATGATGAAGAATTGCATCTCCCTGAGCTAGTGTATTGGGCATCCCTTGGTGATGTGGAACAAGTCGAGCAATTATTGGTAGAGGGAATAGATCCAAACCAGACCGATGATGAAGGTTATAGCGCGCTTCAAGCTGCTGCCGAGAATGATCATTTAGCTGTCGTGAAGCTACTGGTGAGCAAAGGGGCTAATGTCGCTTATAAAGGTGAATACACCGCCTTACAGCTTGCTGAAATGGCAGAAAATACCGATGTGGTTGTCTATCTAAAAACTCTTTAAATCACGCATAAAATGATAAATAAAAAGAAGCCCCATCATCCTGACGGGGCTTCTTAGTATTCAGCTTATTGTCGTTTATATTCCTTATGAACGACCGCTTCCTGCGTATTTTGTTATTTTCAATGAGACTTCCTGTCTCTCTATGCTTTATATGATATGTGAAAACTTTAGAATGGGATATTCGCCAATCGCTGAGATTATTGTAGGTTTTGGCGTACATCAATCGGGAATGATGAAATGATAAGCGATAAAAAACGGAATCTATAGATTCCGTTTCTCAGCTTATTAGGATTTAGAAATGAACATCTAAACCGATATAAGGACCTTTAAAATTAAATTTAAGATCGTTTTTTTCGTAGTCATCTAATTTAATGTCTAAGATACGGTAGCCAGCTTTCAAGCCAACATCGACCAACAGATTATCAATAAAGTTATATTGTAATTCTGCTTGCGCATCGGTAATTTTAGTATCATTAAAGTTGCTATATAAGAGTTCTGCTTTGGCACTTAGACCAGTAAACGGCAGTTTTACACCCGCCGATCCATAGATCACAGGAACAGTTTTATCGATGTCTGTTTTGCTTAAACCGAGTGTTTTAACATCACCATTTAAACTGGTTGCGCCTAAACCAATATCTGCATTTACGATAGTATCCAAGATTTCATAATATAAAATGAAATCGGTATGGTCTATGTTCAAGTCATAAACTGGCTGACCTGCAACTTCATTTTCAGTTTGTGATTTTAAATTCACATAGCGAATTTTTGCATTTGGAATGAGTGGAATCGGGTGCTCAAATGCAAGCGAAATTTGAGCTGAGCCTTTACGGTCTAAATTATATTCTCGAGAGTTTGCGTAAGGATCCAATAGAAGATTATCTACGCCAGTTTGGTTGGATAAAGACGTTGTATTATTGGGTTGAACTTGATTCTTACCATCATAAGACCAATAGCTTGCATCTGCTTTCACGCCAATTACATCTGCTTGTGCTAGATCACACAGACTTGTCCCTAAAGCTAAGATTGATATTTTTAATATTTTCATTCAATTGTCCTAATTCATATCAAAAACCGTAATGAATTGTTGTGAATTCATCAGTGATTGGGCGAATCATATAGTGATATTTGAAAATATACAGTAGTCTAATTTTAAATTTTAATTATGGGATGAAGAATAATGACCGATGCACAAAATGTTGTGGATTATCCTTTGTATGTTGCAGGGAAAGCAGTAGCGACAGGTCAGTGGTTAGAAGTTCATGATAAATATACTAATACGGTCTATGCTCGAGTTGCGTTAGCAGATGAAAAAGTGTTGGAAAAAGCAATTTCTGCTTCAGTTAAAGCTGAGGTAGATATGGCGACGCTTAAGCCATTTGAAAAACAAAAAGTTCTATTACATTGCGTTAAACGTTTTAATGAATTACGTGAAGAATTGACAGAAATATTGATTATTGAGGGGGGTAAGCCGCGAGGTGCCGCAAGTGCCGAAGTGGAACGTCTGATAAATACGTTCCAATTGGCTGCAGATGCGGTCACACAACTTGATGATGGTCGAATGTTGCCTTTGGCAGTAACGCCTGCGGCTGCTCGTTTTCGAGGTATGGTTAAGCATGTGCCAATTGGTGCAGTTTCGCTGATTAGCCCATTTAATTTCCCTTTAAATCTGGTTGCACACAAGATCGCACCTGCAATTGCAGCAGGTTGTCCATTTGTATTGAAGCCTGCGAGTTTGACACCGATCAGTGCATTAATGATTGCCAAAGTTTTGGCGGAAACTGATTTACCAAAAGGCTCATGGTCAGTGTTGCCTTGTGATCGCCAAGCAGCGGATATTTTGGTAACAGATGATCGTTTTAAATTACTCAGCTTTACGGGGTCAGATCAGGTTGGTTGGGACATGAAAGCGCGTGCAGGGCGCAAGAAAGTTACTTTGGAACTGGGTGGCAACGCTGCGGTTCTGATCGATGCAGATACCG harbors:
- a CDS encoding TIGR04219 family outer membrane beta-barrel protein, translated to MKILKISILALGTSLCDLAQADVIGVKADASYWSYDGKNQVQPNNTTSLSNQTGVDNLLLDPYANSREYNLDRKGSAQISLAFEHPIPLIPNAKIRYVNLKSQTENEVAGQPVYDLNIDHTDFILYYEILDTIVNADIGLGATSLNGDVKTLGLSKTDIDKTVPVIYGSAGVKLPFTGLSAKAELLYSNFNDTKITDAQAELQYNFIDNLLVDVGLKAGYRILDIKLDDYEKNDLKFNFKGPYIGLDVHF
- a CDS encoding IS5-like element ISAba10 family transposase is translated as MNTESKSRYKTTNWSEYNQALRQRGAFTIWFDPQMQWSATPTGKKGRQPTYTDIAIQFALTIRNLFQLALRQTQGFIQSLFQMAHLDWNVPDFSTLSRRADKLQPLLHKSAKNPQEDLHILVDSTGIKVTGDGEWVRKKHGVNQHRQWLKLHLATDANSGEIQAVEVTTCQYGDAEMLQPLLDQIDEPIASVRADGAYDTVNCYDAILKRQANVIIPPRSNAALWAENEIGKARNHAVQGCWDKGQKQWKRDIGYHRRSRIETKMFALKRLGQGVSSRCFNRQVVDLQIRVDILNKFTQLGTAKTVAVA
- a CDS encoding aldehyde dehydrogenase family protein; amino-acid sequence: MTDAQNVVDYPLYVAGKAVATGQWLEVHDKYTNTVYARVALADEKVLEKAISASVKAEVDMATLKPFEKQKVLLHCVKRFNELREELTEILIIEGGKPRGAASAEVERLINTFQLAADAVTQLDDGRMLPLAVTPAAARFRGMVKHVPIGAVSLISPFNFPLNLVAHKIAPAIAAGCPFVLKPASLTPISALMIAKVLAETDLPKGSWSVLPCDRQAADILVTDDRFKLLSFTGSDQVGWDMKARAGRKKVTLELGGNAAVLIDADTVIDEALIDRLISAAYGHAGQVCISVQRILVHADLYVEVKKKLIAKLKKIKVDDPKLNTTLVGPMIKEAEAVRLKKWVDKAEKKGAKVLTGGHLQGVLFEPTLLENVDAKLEIYKDEAFGPVAILEKFKEFEQGINTINQSRFGLQAGVYTQNLNKMLYAWDHLHVGGVIINDVPTFRVDNMPYGGVKDSGLGREGIHSAIRDMQEERLLAIKQ
- a CDS encoding ankyrin repeat domain-containing protein; this encodes MKLNSFSPLPEDDEELHLPELVYWASLGDVEQVEQLLVEGIDPNQTDDEGYSALQAAAENDHLAVVKLLVSKGANVAYKGEYTALQLAEMAENTDVVVYLKTL